Proteins from a genomic interval of Gordonia sp. SL306:
- a CDS encoding DUF2510 domain-containing protein: MSQPSGWYPDPQRQTLQRYWDGEQWTDQVKSTKKGPNWRYLLAIGVIVVAVIVVASIAGGGGDDGDSSASPPPTTTTNLAADRTSQATVLAAAEKLCADMMREKFVDPDADFGNWKITAENPAGTTPPSWRVFGQMSTGSTPRGFYCDVAWQAAADNYHAELVG; the protein is encoded by the coding sequence ATGAGTCAGCCATCGGGCTGGTATCCCGACCCGCAGCGGCAGACGTTGCAACGCTACTGGGACGGCGAGCAGTGGACCGACCAGGTGAAGTCGACGAAGAAGGGCCCGAACTGGCGCTACCTTCTAGCCATCGGGGTGATCGTCGTCGCGGTGATCGTGGTCGCGAGTATCGCGGGCGGGGGAGGCGATGACGGCGACAGCTCGGCGAGCCCGCCGCCGACCACGACGACCAACCTGGCCGCGGACCGGACATCGCAGGCGACGGTACTCGCGGCGGCCGAGAAGCTGTGCGCGGACATGATGCGCGAGAAGTTCGTCGACCCCGACGCCGACTTCGGCAACTGGAAGATCACCGCCGAGAATCCGGCAGGCACCACGCCGCCGTCGTGGCGGGTGTTCGGTCAGATGAGCACCGGGTCGACGCCGCGCGGCTTCTACTGTGACGTCGCGTGGCAGGCGGCGGCCGACAACTATCACGCCGAACTCGTGGGGTAG
- a CDS encoding tyrosine-type recombinase/integrase, with the protein MASIKKYSTAAGDRYRVRYRKPDGTQTDRRGFATKKAAEVWAADNTVSLNAGTWVDPRHGKTTVGELGEEWLARRSRLKRSARQRLVTTWEVRVKPRWEHTPIADIRPTQVQAWLDGLTIVPKRDDAEPRALGATGVIYAHQVLNGILADAVRDRMLTANPCSGMTLPRKGQKRKVYLTHETLHRFVDEVAAGSVDAQARSVLVLTLGYTGLRWGEATGLRVRGVNALRRRLVIRDNAVEVNGEIEVGTTKGHRERTVPVPEFLMARIVEQCEGKGPDDLVWAHPGGGYLPLPPYTRGWWQQAVKRAEIPRITPHDLRHTAASLAVSAGANVKALQKMLGHVSAAMTLDVYADLFDDDLDDVSRRLDEAVGRMWANGGV; encoded by the coding sequence ATGGCGTCGATCAAGAAGTATTCGACGGCGGCCGGCGACCGCTACCGGGTGCGCTACCGCAAACCCGACGGCACGCAGACCGATCGGCGGGGCTTCGCGACGAAGAAGGCCGCCGAGGTGTGGGCGGCGGACAATACGGTGTCCCTCAACGCGGGCACCTGGGTTGATCCGCGGCACGGTAAGACGACGGTGGGGGAGCTGGGCGAGGAGTGGTTGGCGCGGCGCTCGAGGCTCAAGCGTTCGGCCCGCCAACGGCTGGTGACGACGTGGGAGGTGCGGGTGAAACCGCGCTGGGAGCACACGCCGATCGCCGACATCCGGCCGACGCAGGTGCAGGCGTGGTTGGACGGGCTGACGATCGTTCCGAAGCGCGACGATGCCGAGCCCCGGGCGTTGGGGGCCACCGGGGTGATCTACGCCCACCAGGTGCTCAACGGCATCCTCGCCGATGCGGTGCGGGATCGGATGCTGACGGCGAATCCGTGTAGCGGGATGACGCTGCCGCGTAAGGGGCAGAAGCGCAAGGTGTATTTGACGCATGAGACGTTGCATCGGTTTGTCGACGAGGTGGCGGCGGGGTCGGTGGATGCGCAGGCGCGGTCGGTGCTGGTGTTGACGCTCGGCTACACGGGCTTGCGGTGGGGTGAGGCGACGGGGCTGCGGGTGCGCGGGGTGAATGCGCTACGTCGGCGGCTGGTGATCCGCGACAACGCGGTGGAGGTGAACGGGGAGATCGAGGTGGGCACGACGAAGGGCCATCGTGAGCGTACGGTGCCGGTGCCTGAGTTCCTGATGGCGCGGATCGTGGAGCAGTGCGAGGGCAAGGGGCCTGACGATCTGGTGTGGGCGCATCCCGGTGGCGGGTATCTGCCGTTGCCGCCGTACACGCGCGGCTGGTGGCAGCAGGCGGTGAAGCGGGCGGAGATTCCGCGGATCACGCCGCACGATCTGCGGCACACGGCGGCCTCGTTGGCGGTGTCGGCGGGGGCGAATGTGAAGGCGCTGCAGAAGATGTTGGGGCATGTGTCGGCGGCGATGACGCTGGACGTGTATGCCGATCTGTTCGATGACGATCTCGATGATGTGTCGCGGCGGCTGGATGAAGCTGTGGGCAGGATGTGGGCAAACGGGGGTGTTTAG